A genome region from Mycobacterium sp. IDR2000157661 includes the following:
- a CDS encoding PPE domain-containing protein, protein MPPGAYQAEPPEATSAQFWLGPGAGSFFASAANLKALAAAIIGMLGGHVSTEAAMAASWPALSGEIARLAHVPHLGWLATAGAMVAEAGMAIDATAASFETSKFATPHPSEVAANQSEHVALNNANFLGLLTPLIIANRVDYGRMWMQGVTNKYAYEAGSVPLQTVPPVPPPPPSTVGGGGAGSGTPGLDQASGEAGAPMDSFFQQLTGMLPAIGQMPMSAVQSLGSGGPLKSLTEVPQQVLGQMGSLASAANLSPEAGLDDVAASDWVTSTPLAGGAVNASLAGGGGGGAGGGFGGAGTMSAASALRSPGSWASAVSAAAPATGESTSRFNEVRAQATTAPASAGGGMGGAMAPLAHGAAGGAQNNNDEKKAQTEPGQVLVSTADLFRSSDAMPVITGGGGLTRASAPGGKEAPV, encoded by the coding sequence ATGCCACCCGGGGCTTACCAGGCCGAGCCGCCCGAGGCGACCTCGGCGCAGTTCTGGCTCGGTCCTGGGGCGGGTTCATTTTTCGCCTCGGCCGCCAACCTCAAGGCGTTGGCGGCGGCGATCATCGGCATGCTCGGCGGGCACGTCTCGACCGAGGCTGCCATGGCGGCCAGTTGGCCGGCTCTGAGTGGGGAGATCGCCCGCCTGGCGCACGTACCCCATTTGGGGTGGCTGGCCACGGCGGGCGCGATGGTCGCTGAGGCCGGCATGGCGATCGACGCCACGGCCGCGTCGTTTGAGACGTCGAAGTTCGCCACCCCGCACCCCAGTGAGGTGGCGGCGAATCAGTCTGAACATGTGGCACTGAACAACGCCAACTTCTTGGGGCTCCTGACACCGCTGATCATCGCCAACCGTGTCGACTACGGCCGCATGTGGATGCAGGGCGTGACCAACAAGTACGCCTATGAGGCGGGGTCGGTGCCGTTGCAGACGGTGCCGCCGGTGCCGCCGCCGCCGCCGTCGACCGTCGGCGGTGGCGGTGCCGGGTCGGGGACCCCGGGGCTGGATCAGGCGTCTGGGGAGGCGGGCGCGCCGATGGACAGCTTCTTCCAGCAGTTGACTGGCATGTTGCCCGCTATCGGGCAGATGCCGATGTCGGCTGTTCAGTCGTTGGGCAGCGGTGGCCCGCTCAAGAGCCTGACCGAGGTGCCGCAGCAGGTTCTCGGTCAGATGGGATCGCTGGCCTCGGCGGCGAACCTGAGTCCTGAGGCGGGGCTGGATGATGTCGCCGCGTCGGACTGGGTGACGTCCACGCCGTTGGCTGGCGGTGCGGTGAACGCTTCGCTGGCCGGTGGTGGTGGCGGCGGTGCTGGTGGTGGTTTCGGCGGGGCGGGCACGATGTCGGCGGCTTCGGCGCTGCGCAGTCCGGGCTCCTGGGCGTCGGCGGTGAGCGCGGCAGCGCCGGCCACCGGGGAGAGCACGTCACGGTTCAACGAGGTGCGGGCTCAGGCCACCACGGCTCCGGCCTCGGCCGGTGGCGGCATGGGCGGGGCGATGGCGCCGTTGGCCCATGGTGCTGCCGGGGGGGCGCAGAACAACAACGACGAGAAGAAGGCACAGACGGAGCCAGGGCAGGTGCTGGTCTCGACGGCCGATCTGTTCCGATCATCCGACGCCATGCCGGTGATCACCGGGGGAGGGGGCCTGACGCGGGCCTCCGCACCTGGAGGCAAGGAGGCGCCGGTCTGA
- a CDS encoding cell division protein FtsK, translating into MTTKKGFDKEKPAAPILPERTATMPEIGEITRPPQQRPPVWVWVLIFVVAVIVLLVIMIRTGARSIGLGGMFIMPIMLVSMLMMLRNRGGTNEKTKPAALNQTRVDYLRSLDELRKDVTDGAQEQAAEIAYHHPNPCNGSLLTMVGTGRMWERRPTDRNFGHVRLGLGVTRLRTIINPPQKVPPPEYRETSTAIAARDFLLAQNVVHDVARPLHLFDQMGWAFFAEEQQRPLVQGTLRALVCQLCVFHGPDVVRLAIISDDPASWEWAKWWPHVADPELVDACGPVRMIYSDVGEFMERFGEQWRSRPPWSPPMEGQPRAEDHWVIVVDMPGANCAPLLGSTGYAGVAVLEATNDYYSPLATSATAMKFDAVGNLLRAREVV; encoded by the coding sequence GTGACGACGAAGAAGGGTTTCGACAAGGAAAAGCCGGCTGCGCCGATCCTGCCGGAACGCACCGCCACGATGCCCGAGATCGGCGAGATCACGCGACCGCCGCAGCAGCGACCCCCGGTGTGGGTGTGGGTGCTGATCTTCGTGGTCGCCGTGATCGTGCTGCTGGTGATCATGATTCGTACCGGCGCCCGCTCCATCGGCCTGGGCGGCATGTTCATCATGCCGATCATGCTGGTGTCGATGCTGATGATGCTGCGTAACCGTGGCGGCACCAACGAGAAGACCAAACCGGCAGCGCTCAACCAGACCAGGGTCGACTATCTGCGCAGCCTCGATGAACTGCGCAAGGACGTGACCGACGGGGCTCAGGAGCAGGCCGCCGAGATCGCCTATCACCATCCCAATCCCTGCAACGGTTCGCTGCTGACCATGGTCGGCACGGGCCGAATGTGGGAGCGCCGACCCACCGACCGCAATTTCGGGCATGTGCGTCTCGGGCTGGGGGTGACGCGGTTGCGCACCATCATCAACCCACCGCAGAAGGTGCCGCCCCCGGAGTACCGGGAGACCTCGACGGCGATCGCGGCGCGGGATTTCCTGTTGGCGCAGAACGTGGTTCACGATGTGGCCCGGCCGCTGCATCTGTTCGACCAGATGGGGTGGGCGTTTTTCGCCGAGGAGCAGCAGCGCCCACTGGTGCAGGGCACCCTGCGGGCGCTGGTGTGCCAGCTGTGCGTGTTCCACGGGCCCGACGTGGTGCGATTGGCGATCATCAGCGACGACCCCGCGTCGTGGGAGTGGGCCAAGTGGTGGCCCCATGTCGCCGACCCTGAGCTGGTCGACGCCTGCGGGCCGGTGCGGATGATCTACAGCGATGTGGGGGAGTTCATGGAGCGCTTCGGGGAGCAGTGGCGCAGTCGGCCACCGTGGTCACCACCGATGGAAGGGCAGCCCCGCGCCGAGGATCACTGGGTGATCGTGGTGGACATGCCGGGCGCCAACTGTGCCCCGTTGTTGGGCAGCACCGGGTATGCCGGGGTGGCGGTGCTGGAGGCCACCAACGACTACTACTCGCCGCTGGCGACGTCGGCGACGGCGATGAAGTTCGACGCGGTGGGAAATCTGCTGCGCGCCAGAGAGGTTGTGTAA
- a CDS encoding ESX secretion-associated protein EspG has product MAVRPTFVKRPAPTTAGPQPATSMEVSREALWLLQALCGVERMPAVLVTRPFTDTGDPAERPWGHPGVEVLREKGLVFGDEVHPQVRLWLETLGASDVVLAAMIRRGGRHLRVAIARRGEITVSAIQHEDDLTVEYLGHSATVSSLVDRLLPVCGPAVEPAQFDAVSVPTADLLEALGQVARGEHSAATVFGSMGMDSDQYRVVTMAADNPIMELSMTAMTPNDAGRIEVSRTAATVTDTALGRLLTGPIRSDNGSWWTLITPGTTAAIKSSVSAVLAMVGVREWSGGTPHRR; this is encoded by the coding sequence GTGGCGGTGCGACCGACATTCGTGAAGCGTCCGGCGCCGACAACGGCCGGACCGCAGCCTGCCACCTCCATGGAAGTGAGCCGAGAAGCGCTCTGGCTGCTGCAGGCGCTGTGCGGGGTGGAACGGATGCCGGCGGTGCTGGTGACTCGACCCTTCACCGACACCGGCGATCCGGCAGAACGTCCGTGGGGGCATCCCGGTGTGGAGGTGCTGCGCGAGAAGGGCCTGGTGTTCGGCGACGAGGTGCACCCGCAGGTGCGGCTATGGCTGGAGACCCTGGGCGCATCAGATGTGGTGCTGGCGGCCATGATTCGTCGCGGCGGCCGTCATCTTCGGGTGGCCATCGCCCGCCGTGGTGAGATCACGGTGTCGGCGATCCAGCATGAGGATGACCTGACGGTGGAGTACCTGGGTCATTCGGCGACGGTGTCGAGTCTGGTCGACCGTCTGCTTCCGGTGTGCGGGCCGGCTGTGGAGCCCGCACAGTTCGACGCGGTGTCGGTGCCGACGGCCGACCTGCTCGAAGCGCTGGGGCAGGTGGCCAGAGGCGAGCACAGCGCGGCGACGGTGTTCGGCAGCATGGGGATGGACAGCGATCAGTACCGGGTGGTCACCATGGCCGCCGACAACCCGATCATGGAACTGTCGATGACCGCGATGACTCCCAACGACGCCGGGCGCATCGAGGTGAGCAGGACCGCGGCCACCGTCACCGACACGGCGCTGGGGCGTCTGCTGACCGGGCCGATCCGCAGTGACAACGGCTCGTGGTGGACGCTGATCACACCGGGTACCACGGCGGCGATCAAGTCGTCGGTGTCGGCGGTGCTGGCGATGGTCGGCGTCCGCGAGTGGAGCGGCGGGACGCCTCATCGCCGGTAG
- a CDS encoding MinD/ParA family ATP-binding protein, translating to MSEQDFYSQYLKPEEPLEPEEPLEPAAPQTAAAPVEPTGTPDQPHNGVDPSDAHTDPRMPVVDPHAVAPPPAAPGWPPVGYPPAAPDDPAAPPSGAGRHALGGAPGDTGVVLPPHAGRPTGQSRPGAHQPPPAGAPQPPAGWVPRPPEPPAWPARRGESVGPMQAQVRQADLVRPYKPTPESGWRKRLYKTTRINLGPGASEREWNDLRRRLKVNLRGTYVIAVLQQKGGVSKTTATLGIGAALAHYRSDKVVAIDANPASGNLSKRINEPSTGTWRTLLADPNLHSYSDFRHHLGMDSSSGLEVLAGDPGDAVLTGRQLVMAWQRLARVYPVALLDCGNQMRDDITAAVLSMADAVVVVSTTRYDGAEAAQQTLNWLISHGYPGLVREAVMVISNVNKITPTKAVRNLHEGFERVVRAVHDIPYDSHLSDATAVDFNRLAPATRRAFIEAAASVADGFVKAADKDPGYRPRWPEQGEGRR from the coding sequence GTGAGCGAACAAGACTTTTACAGCCAGTACCTCAAGCCCGAAGAGCCACTGGAGCCCGAGGAGCCGCTGGAGCCCGCCGCACCGCAGACCGCCGCGGCGCCGGTGGAGCCGACCGGCACGCCCGATCAGCCGCACAACGGTGTAGATCCCAGTGACGCGCACACCGATCCGCGGATGCCGGTGGTCGATCCGCACGCGGTGGCGCCCCCGCCTGCAGCGCCGGGGTGGCCGCCGGTGGGGTATCCCCCGGCTGCACCGGATGATCCTGCGGCCCCACCGTCGGGTGCAGGTCGCCACGCTTTGGGTGGTGCGCCGGGCGACACGGGCGTGGTTCTTCCCCCGCACGCGGGTAGGCCTACAGGGCAATCACGTCCCGGCGCACATCAGCCGCCGCCGGCGGGCGCACCGCAGCCCCCGGCGGGGTGGGTGCCGCGACCGCCCGAACCTCCGGCTTGGCCTGCCCGGCGTGGGGAGTCGGTGGGGCCGATGCAGGCTCAGGTGCGTCAAGCCGACCTGGTGCGCCCGTACAAGCCGACACCGGAATCGGGTTGGCGCAAAAGGTTGTACAAGACCACGCGGATCAATCTGGGGCCGGGCGCGAGCGAGCGGGAGTGGAATGATCTGCGTCGTCGGCTGAAGGTCAACCTTCGCGGCACGTACGTCATTGCGGTGCTGCAGCAGAAGGGCGGGGTCTCCAAGACCACGGCCACGTTGGGTATCGGTGCGGCGCTGGCCCATTACCGCAGCGACAAGGTGGTGGCCATCGACGCCAACCCGGCCTCGGGCAACCTGTCCAAACGCATCAACGAACCGAGCACGGGCACCTGGCGCACCCTGCTGGCTGATCCGAATCTTCACTCCTACAGCGATTTTCGGCACCACCTGGGCATGGACTCCTCGTCTGGGCTGGAGGTGCTCGCCGGTGATCCCGGCGATGCGGTGCTGACCGGGCGTCAGTTGGTGATGGCCTGGCAGCGGCTGGCCCGCGTGTACCCGGTGGCGCTGCTGGACTGCGGTAACCAGATGCGTGACGACATCACCGCGGCGGTGCTGTCGATGGCCGACGCGGTGGTGGTGGTCTCCACGACCCGCTACGACGGCGCTGAGGCTGCCCAGCAGACGCTGAATTGGCTGATCTCCCACGGCTATCCGGGCCTGGTACGGGAGGCGGTGATGGTGATCAGCAACGTCAACAAGATCACGCCGACCAAGGCGGTGCGCAATCTGCATGAGGGGTTTGAACGGGTGGTGCGTGCGGTGCACGACATCCCCTACGACAGCCACCTCAGCGACGCCACCGCTGTTGATTTCAACCGTTTGGCACCAGCGACGCGGCGGGCGTTCATCGAGGCTGCGGCGTCGGTGGCCGACGGGTTCGTCAAGGCCGCTGACAAGGACCCGGGGTATCGGCCGCGGTGGCCCGAGCAAGGCGAGGGGCGGCGATGA
- the eccD gene encoding type VII secretion integral membrane protein EccD: MTTATEKGAQGAVPARQVRLAEQVNVAVLFNGRQHDVTLPASSPVAAVVDALARRLQADDDDSGEEGLRSPDENGMVSPGLVNLTHIDGRPLNRTQTLGQQGVVDGDLLVLEVIDAEVEFTPVIESPSSAVAVLNKARTPVVTAATARLVAGIIVAVSVTVTTALLMLAWSRNRGAGQEWNLVPTAGAAGLGLLLIVGGALVWRQQRDSVTANALWLPGALIACPAAALMAAPGSVGPWHLIFAVMVAVVLAALLWRLSPAPRGLMATIVIVGTAVAALAVIHALTGATLQNLSVAVMVLALFVLTGAPKIAARMAGIPVPPFPTVTGKDTFDDADAIAKEALVAAEHQGTPSVEDLRRGAQAANVYLSALLIAVAIVFVGASVFVVEPGQGRWWLATVFVGLLATVLLLRGRAFAARGQAITVVAAAVLMVMVTTVKYALAWPNPVAAYAAAAVIIALGIAGMGAAAVVPAKVFSPVFRKVVEWCEYLLIVAVPPIAVWLLNLLALARNM; the protein is encoded by the coding sequence ATGACGACAGCGACGGAGAAGGGCGCGCAGGGGGCGGTCCCGGCGCGTCAGGTCCGTCTGGCCGAACAGGTCAACGTGGCGGTGCTGTTCAACGGCCGCCAGCACGACGTGACGCTTCCGGCCAGCTCCCCGGTGGCGGCGGTGGTCGATGCCCTGGCGCGCCGGTTGCAGGCCGACGACGACGACAGCGGTGAGGAGGGGCTACGCAGCCCCGACGAGAACGGCATGGTCAGCCCCGGCCTGGTGAACCTGACCCACATCGACGGACGGCCGCTGAACCGGACGCAGACATTGGGCCAGCAGGGCGTGGTCGACGGCGATCTACTGGTGCTGGAGGTGATCGACGCCGAGGTCGAGTTCACCCCGGTGATCGAGTCTCCGTCGTCGGCGGTGGCGGTGCTGAACAAGGCCCGCACCCCCGTGGTGACTGCGGCGACGGCGCGGCTGGTGGCCGGAATCATCGTGGCGGTGTCGGTGACCGTGACGACGGCGCTGCTGATGCTGGCCTGGTCGCGCAACCGCGGCGCAGGCCAGGAGTGGAACCTGGTCCCGACCGCCGGCGCGGCGGGGCTGGGACTGCTGCTGATCGTCGGTGGGGCCCTGGTGTGGCGGCAGCAGCGGGATTCGGTGACCGCCAATGCGCTGTGGCTGCCCGGGGCGTTGATCGCGTGTCCGGCGGCCGCGCTGATGGCGGCTCCGGGAAGCGTTGGGCCCTGGCATCTGATTTTCGCGGTGATGGTGGCGGTGGTTTTGGCGGCGCTGTTGTGGCGGCTGAGTCCGGCTCCACGCGGCCTGATGGCCACCATCGTGATCGTCGGCACCGCTGTGGCGGCGCTGGCCGTCATCCATGCGTTGACCGGGGCGACATTGCAGAACTTGTCGGTGGCGGTGATGGTGCTGGCGCTGTTCGTGTTGACCGGGGCGCCGAAGATCGCGGCCCGCATGGCCGGTATCCCGGTGCCGCCGTTTCCCACGGTCACCGGCAAGGACACCTTTGATGACGCCGACGCCATCGCCAAGGAGGCGCTGGTGGCCGCCGAGCATCAGGGCACACCCAGTGTGGAGGATCTGCGCCGCGGCGCGCAGGCGGCCAACGTGTACTTGAGCGCGTTGCTGATCGCGGTGGCGATCGTCTTCGTGGGCGCATCGGTGTTCGTCGTGGAACCGGGGCAGGGCCGCTGGTGGCTGGCGACGGTGTTCGTCGGGCTGCTGGCGACGGTGCTGCTGTTGCGCGGCAGGGCGTTCGCCGCTCGTGGGCAGGCGATCACCGTGGTGGCGGCTGCGGTGCTGATGGTGATGGTCACGACCGTGAAGTACGCGCTGGCCTGGCCGAACCCGGTGGCGGCCTACGCGGCGGCGGCGGTGATCATTGCGCTGGGCATCGCGGGGATGGGGGCCGCGGCCGTGGTCCCGGCCAAGGTGTTCTCCCCGGTTTTCCGCAAGGTCGTGGAGTGGTGTGAGTACCTGTTGATCGTGGCGGTCCCACCGATCGCGGTATGGCTGCTGAACCTGCTGGCCCTGGCGAGGAACATGTGA
- the eccB gene encoding type VII secretion protein EccB — protein MQEPKRTHRAERRRGGTGLTYASLEQVAAWRFLWHRMAVAVARHSVRLVHDPSKNYGAAATVGVVIAALALGVCFVLSWLRPVGQIGDSKLVADRGSGALFVDVNGTMHPALNLASARLILGQDASPTLVPMAQIEKRPIGPTVGIVGAPNDLTPRTPTDTGWGLCDKAGAAGTLATPRVTALTGRAELGDWAHEMVSPEAVLMTYGGNVFLVTDGHRSQLDLADKPVMLALGLQAGNLRPTPMSRALYEALIPTAPLRVPDVPSPGGPLGYAAPGLPVVSGSVIKSRGATGDDQFFVALPAGLQMIPETVALMLHNANVSRQGRVLDVEAPMVAAAPQAVGFDVSMYPNGPVKLLDKAAEPVTCVMWRKDSGAPQATVTTVSGRRLPIAQGEESRVIKMVSAQAGQQSADEVYLGPGSANFVQVTGVEPDSGRSESVWWIGHSGVRFGIETSQREHDPLRALGLAGVTPTPAPWAVVRWLPAGPALSRQSAMVEHDTLGANSAAAPMSEEKGTR, from the coding sequence GTGCAGGAACCGAAGCGCACCCATCGGGCCGAGCGGCGCCGCGGCGGCACCGGATTGACTTACGCCTCGCTGGAACAGGTTGCGGCGTGGCGGTTTCTGTGGCATCGCATGGCGGTGGCAGTCGCTCGCCATTCTGTGCGGCTGGTGCATGACCCGTCGAAGAACTACGGCGCGGCGGCCACCGTCGGGGTGGTGATCGCCGCACTGGCGCTGGGGGTGTGCTTCGTGTTGTCCTGGCTGCGGCCGGTGGGTCAGATCGGAGACTCCAAGCTGGTGGCCGACCGGGGCAGCGGCGCATTGTTCGTTGACGTCAACGGAACGATGCACCCGGCGTTGAACCTGGCGTCGGCGCGGCTGATCCTGGGCCAGGACGCCTCCCCGACGCTGGTGCCGATGGCCCAGATCGAGAAGCGGCCGATCGGTCCCACGGTCGGCATCGTCGGCGCCCCCAATGATCTGACGCCGCGCACGCCCACCGATACCGGGTGGGGGTTGTGCGACAAGGCCGGTGCTGCGGGCACGTTGGCGACTCCTCGGGTCACCGCACTGACCGGGCGGGCCGAGCTGGGGGATTGGGCGCACGAGATGGTTTCCCCGGAGGCGGTGTTGATGACCTACGGCGGCAACGTCTTCCTGGTCACCGACGGGCACCGGTCCCAGCTCGATCTGGCCGACAAGCCGGTGATGCTGGCGCTGGGGCTGCAGGCGGGCAACCTTCGGCCCACTCCGATGTCACGGGCACTGTATGAGGCGTTGATTCCCACCGCGCCGCTGCGGGTGCCCGACGTGCCCTCGCCGGGGGGCCCGCTCGGGTATGCCGCGCCGGGGCTGCCGGTGGTGTCGGGGTCGGTGATCAAGTCGCGGGGCGCTACCGGCGACGACCAGTTCTTCGTGGCATTGCCCGCAGGGCTGCAGATGATTCCGGAGACGGTGGCGCTGATGCTGCACAACGCCAACGTGTCGCGGCAGGGGCGGGTGCTCGACGTGGAGGCTCCGATGGTCGCGGCGGCTCCGCAGGCCGTGGGCTTCGATGTGTCGATGTATCCCAACGGGCCGGTGAAGCTGTTGGACAAGGCCGCCGAACCGGTCACCTGTGTGATGTGGCGCAAGGATTCGGGTGCTCCGCAGGCCACGGTGACCACGGTGTCGGGTCGGCGCCTGCCGATCGCGCAGGGCGAGGAGTCGCGGGTGATCAAGATGGTGTCGGCGCAGGCGGGCCAGCAGTCCGCCGACGAGGTGTACCTGGGGCCGGGCAGCGCGAACTTCGTTCAGGTCACCGGCGTCGAACCTGATTCCGGGCGCAGCGAATCGGTGTGGTGGATCGGCCACAGCGGTGTGCGTTTCGGCATCGAAACCTCACAGCGAGAACACGATCCGTTGCGGGCACTGGGGTTGGCGGGTGTGACGCCGACGCCGGCACCGTGGGCGGTGGTGCGTTGGCTTCCGGCCGGCCCGGCGTTGTCGCGGCAGTCCGCGATGGTCGAGCACGACACCTTGGGGGCCAACTCGGCGGCCGCGCCGATGAGCGAAGAGAAGGGGACCCGGTGA
- the eccCb gene encoding type VII secretion protein EccCb → MVRVSPLAEDGLAFAATPDVMPLVEAEVLARAVAAWEPQDAATRFVAERAADARAGQDFLDLFQIEDARVWDPTTLWSQLTTTTRLRAPLGKNPTTGKTVWLDLKEGAEGGMGPHGMLTGQIGSGKSETLVSFCLAIAMLHPPETLQMILGDFKGETAMMKLADIPHCQGVVSNLAESAARLDRFEDMINGETARREAILSATGYKDVRDYERARATTRPDLEPLGTLLIVLDEFSELLRIRPRLAETFDVVARKGRGLWMHILNASQRVETGRMAGMIAQQTYSIGLKLKDASQSRAAIGSTRAYEDLKGAPQGTGFLVFDDDHTLFRSYYVSAPFIAPVAGRQQRRRQEGQYIDPHRFGAAVEPLPLDIEVGEDEDDDDLADEISLEQMSVDADTVVSVLVQRLAEAGRTCRPMHRLYLPPLDETPVVAVDEVAREFWGRDWLDVSDDSGLTIPYAREDDPFDHSQKLLSVDLSGSKGNAAVIGATQSGKSTALQTIMTNLAVSHSPQRVQFYCIDLGGGKLQNMSALPHVSGVAGQGNEERLTRILSEVERLLASRVRSWELAGIDLTEFRARKFAGKPGEVPEDGYGDVFLFVDNMAALKIKDQELYTRISELGSSSALNYGIHLVVSNDQWVSLPYNLNPKFGTRIELRMTDYRESEMGDRERAKTVPDQPGRGLKRGGLHFLMSAPVATPTLTGAHGTVTYEQSSVEATCRLIAQSWQRRGVASAPPLPELPTELHWHELGPVPAGTLKLGVGEVALDTVGVDLTAATNFYVVGSSGSGRTTVLRTLVTAIQDAFSPAQAQIVAFDPDLKLASYIDEQYLAVHVDNPSVDVGAIAAHLAKRFTSERRPPENATAHERARWRFSGPRYFIVIDDLHLFNAPGSTMSSRLMPALEPVIERGRQMGVHVMASLNGTGWAATSAHNKVVTAMDRAGAGVLVLDGTRADGVIVDGVRAAPRAPGRGELVYRKLGRQLMQVALPPAGKSLHPHSADSW, encoded by the coding sequence ATGGTTCGGGTTTCGCCTTTGGCCGAGGACGGGCTTGCCTTCGCGGCCACACCGGACGTGATGCCGCTGGTGGAGGCCGAGGTGTTGGCCCGCGCGGTGGCCGCCTGGGAGCCGCAGGACGCCGCCACCCGGTTTGTGGCCGAGCGGGCTGCCGACGCGCGAGCGGGCCAGGATTTCCTCGACCTGTTCCAGATCGAGGATGCCCGCGTGTGGGATCCGACCACACTGTGGTCGCAGTTGACGACGACGACGCGGCTGCGCGCCCCGTTGGGCAAGAATCCGACTACCGGCAAGACAGTGTGGTTGGACCTCAAGGAGGGCGCCGAGGGCGGTATGGGGCCGCACGGCATGCTGACCGGCCAGATCGGCTCGGGTAAGTCGGAAACGCTGGTGTCGTTCTGCCTGGCTATCGCCATGCTGCATCCGCCGGAAACGCTGCAGATGATCCTGGGTGACTTCAAGGGTGAGACGGCGATGATGAAGCTGGCCGACATTCCGCACTGCCAGGGTGTGGTGTCGAACCTGGCCGAGTCCGCCGCCCGGCTGGATCGTTTCGAGGACATGATCAACGGCGAGACCGCGCGGCGCGAGGCGATCCTGAGCGCCACGGGTTACAAGGACGTGCGCGACTACGAGCGGGCCAGGGCCACGACCCGCCCCGATCTGGAGCCGCTGGGGACGCTGCTGATCGTGCTGGACGAGTTCAGCGAGTTGCTGCGGATTCGGCCTCGGCTGGCCGAGACCTTCGACGTGGTGGCCCGCAAAGGCCGCGGTCTGTGGATGCACATCCTCAATGCCTCGCAGCGGGTGGAGACCGGCCGAATGGCAGGCATGATCGCCCAGCAGACGTACTCGATCGGCTTGAAGCTCAAGGACGCCAGCCAGTCTCGGGCCGCGATCGGCTCGACACGAGCCTACGAGGACCTCAAGGGCGCCCCGCAGGGCACCGGGTTCCTCGTCTTCGACGACGATCACACCCTGTTTCGGTCCTACTACGTCTCCGCGCCGTTCATCGCGCCGGTGGCGGGCCGCCAGCAGCGGCGCCGCCAGGAGGGCCAGTACATCGATCCGCACCGTTTCGGTGCCGCGGTTGAGCCCCTGCCGCTGGACATCGAGGTCGGCGAGGACGAAGACGACGACGATCTGGCCGACGAGATTTCGCTGGAGCAGATGAGCGTGGACGCCGACACCGTGGTGTCGGTGCTGGTGCAGCGGCTGGCCGAGGCTGGGCGCACCTGCCGTCCGATGCACAGGCTGTACCTGCCGCCGCTGGATGAGACTCCGGTGGTGGCCGTCGATGAGGTGGCACGGGAGTTCTGGGGACGCGACTGGCTTGATGTCAGCGACGACTCGGGTCTGACGATTCCCTACGCCCGTGAAGATGACCCGTTTGACCACAGTCAGAAGCTGCTGAGTGTCGACCTTTCGGGCAGCAAGGGCAACGCGGCCGTCATCGGGGCCACTCAGAGCGGGAAATCCACTGCGCTGCAGACGATCATGACGAATCTCGCGGTCTCGCACAGCCCGCAGCGGGTCCAGTTCTACTGCATCGACCTCGGCGGCGGAAAGCTGCAGAACATGTCGGCTCTGCCGCATGTCAGCGGTGTCGCCGGGCAGGGCAACGAGGAGCGGCTCACCCGGATTCTCAGCGAGGTCGAGCGGCTGCTGGCCAGCCGGGTGCGCAGCTGGGAGTTGGCCGGGATCGACCTGACGGAGTTCCGTGCCCGCAAGTTCGCCGGCAAGCCCGGTGAGGTGCCCGAGGACGGCTACGGCGATGTGTTCCTGTTCGTGGACAACATGGCGGCGCTCAAGATCAAAGACCAGGAGCTCTACACCCGGATCAGCGAACTGGGGTCGTCGTCGGCGCTGAACTACGGCATCCATCTGGTGGTCAGCAACGACCAGTGGGTCAGCCTGCCGTACAACCTCAACCCCAAGTTCGGCACCCGCATCGAATTGCGGATGACCGATTACCGCGAATCGGAGATGGGCGATCGCGAACGCGCCAAGACCGTTCCGGATCAGCCGGGGCGCGGACTCAAGCGCGGCGGCCTGCATTTCCTGATGAGCGCTCCGGTGGCCACACCGACGCTGACGGGCGCTCACGGCACTGTGACCTATGAGCAGTCCTCGGTGGAGGCGACGTGCCGGCTGATCGCGCAGTCCTGGCAGCGGCGCGGAGTTGCTTCGGCGCCCCCGCTGCCGGAACTGCCGACCGAGCTGCACTGGCACGAGCTGGGGCCGGTGCCTGCGGGCACCCTGAAGCTCGGTGTCGGGGAGGTGGCCCTCGACACCGTCGGGGTGGACCTGACCGCGGCCACCAACTTCTATGTGGTGGGCAGTAGCGGGTCGGGCCGCACGACGGTGTTGCGCACGCTGGTGACCGCGATCCAGGACGCGTTCTCCCCGGCGCAGGCCCAGATCGTCGCCTTCGATCCCGACCTGAAGCTGGCCTCCTACATCGACGAGCAGTACCTGGCTGTGCATGTCGACAACCCGTCGGTGGACGTCGGCGCTATCGCGGCTCATCTGGCCAAGAGGTTCACCAGCGAACGTCGGCCGCCGGAGAACGCCACGGCCCATGAGCGGGCGCGGTGGCGCTTCAGCGGTCCTCGCTACTTCATCGTGATCGATGATCTGCACCTGTTCAATGCGCCGGGCTCCACGATGTCGTCGCGGCTGATGCCGGCGTTGGAGCCGGTGATCGAACGCGGCCGGCAGATGGGGGTGCACGTCATGGCGAGCCTCAACGGCACCGGGTGGGCGGCAACGAGCGCCCACAACAAGGTGGTGACCGCGATGGATCGTGCCGGGGCGGGGGTGCTCGTGCTCGACGGCACCCGCGCCGACGGGGTCATTGTCGATGGGGTGCGTGCTGCGCCGCGGGCACCTGGGCGAGGCGAACTGGTGTATCGCAAGCTGGGGCGCCAGCTCATGCAGGTGGCGTTGCCGCCGGCCGGGAAATCTCTGCATCCGCACTCAGCTGATTCGTGGTGA